The Sinorhizobium fredii USDA 257 region CGCACTACGACATCTTCGTCTCTCCGAAGCTTCTCGAAACTGTACTGCCCTTCCTCAATGGCGAGAGCGGCGCGAAAAGCTGGGCAGAGGCGGTGGATGGGAAGTAGGTCGAGGCGCGCGCGGGCATTCCTCGACAAGAGAACCGTCCTCTTTCGGTGGTCTATGCCGCCGGTCGAGCGAGTTGTACAATCACAGCTCAATGAAGAGAACCAGCGCAGATGCTGCGCCAATGAAGGAGCATCGGGGAACTCGGTCAGGAAGGACGGCCCATGCGTGCTCTGCTGCTGCTAGTAACGCTTTTTGCTCTCGCCGCGTGTTCTCAAACGGGAAGAACCACCGTTCACAACCCCTATTCGCCCGGGTCGGGGGACTACTATCCGGGCATCGTGCCGCCGACGCAGTTCTAGAAGGCTATCCGGAGTCTGCCACAGGTAGCGTAAGCAGGCAGCTTACGCCGGCAAATTTCTGCCGGTCGCATCTACGGGATGAGAGCACCGAATAAGGGAATTGATCCTTCGAGATGGGCGGAATATCAATGGCCGTCAATCCTTTGGGAAAGGGGCCGAGATTCATGCGCAGGATCCTATTGTTGCTCGCGCTCGCAACGCTCACGGCATGCTCGCAAACCGTCCACGTCGGCGGTGAAGGCGAGTACTACCAGGGCATCGTTCCGCCGCGGTGATCGGGGGATCATCTTCGGGTTTGGCTCAATGGCGTGCGGAGAACACATGAAGGGCGCTCGACCCTTTCGGGGAGCGCCCTTCAAACCCGGAAGACGCGACGGCGCGCGACAAAACTGTCGGCAGGCGGTCCTCGATACGGGTGGTGAGCGATAGATGGGGACGCTCAGCCGGATTTCAAGAGATCATACCGGCAAGCGTCTGATGCTAACTGGTCAGAAACGCTTCTTCAGGAAATAGCGTGGAATGGCGCCCGGTCCACCCTCGAGTTCGCCGAAGAGTTGGAAGCCGAGTTTTTCGTAGAAGGGCCGTGCCTGGAATTCAAACGTGTCCAGCCACATGCCGATATAGCCACGCGACCGGGCGATCTTTTCCGCCTCCTGCATCAGCCGTCGCTCGCATAAAGCCCGCCGGTGGCGGCGCGCGTTTGCGGGTCGCGGATGATGACGGCAAAGCCCGCCTGGTCGACCATGCCTCTATAGGCATTGTTGTAGGCGTCGAGTGTCGCGATGATGGCGCGGATGTCGTCCGGGTTGGGGTTGTCGGGAACGATGTCGAGGAGGGGAGCGGACAGATTCAATCCCGACTGTCTGGAGGAGGGGTGACTGATCCGGCGATCACCAGACACCACGCGGGTGTCCGATGACAAGCTCAGCCGTTAGTAGGCCATACGCACGCCGCCGGGCGTTGCGGCGCTGAAATCGGGAACGGGGTTTGGCCCGTACCATTGCGCATAAGTCGTATTGCCGGCGCCGGTGCTTGCGCAACCCGAGAGGGACGCAAGTGCCAATGCAGCGGCGATCAGATATTTCAGTGGCATGGAGGCTCCAATTCTGATTCGTCTAGCGAGGAACAACTTGCGGTATCCGCAAATGACA contains the following coding sequences:
- a CDS encoding GNAT family N-acetyltransferase, which translates into the protein MQEAEKIARSRGYIGMWLDTFEFQARPFYEKLGFQLFGELEGGPGAIPRYFLKKRF